The Roseovarius sp. EL26 genome contains the following window.
AGTTGAAAATCAATCACCGCCGCACGGCCCTCATGCGTCATCAGCCAGTTTTGCGGCTTGGCAATGTCATTATGGGCAACCCCCGCCCGTCGCATCTCGCGCAGCAGGCGCTTGGCATCTTTGTAAAACGCGGGGTCTGTGGGCTTGGCTAATTGTAATGGCGTGCCCTGCGTCCAGCTGCGCAAGAGCCCCACCTTATCAACCCGCACCAAAACTGGTGTGCCCTCAATCCCTTGAACCGCTTGCAGTCCGCGGATTTCCTTGCGCGCCAGAAACCACGCTACCGGCTTGGCATATAACGGCACGCCGTCCAGCTTGCGCAGTACAACCGGGAAATTTTCAACACCTTCCAGCGTCCCAGAGATCGTCTCAGAGAAAATATCGCGCTTATGGACCGTTTCAGCCAGAAAGGTCCGATCTGCAAAATCGCCATTGGGGGTCATATGCGTATCCAATTGTCCGGGCAGATATCAGGATTACTGAGTTTTTCTTTGGAAAACCAGTTCTTTGGCGCGGCCACCAGTTTATCAGGATCGGGATTCAGCCATGCCCCCCACCATGAAAAGGTCGAATTGGCAATCACATGGTGCGCGCACAGTGACATCAACTGCATATCGAAATGGCCACGGGTTTCGTCATTGAGATCCACAATCACCCGCTCAAAGCCCAGGTTCATGTTTTCCGCCGCCCAGACAGGGTCATTCGAGAACACAAAGCAAGTCAGATCCTTGCCCAGCATCTTGGAAAGCGCTGCCAAAGCCGCGACATAATACTCTTCCGTGCAAGCCTGAAAACTGCCCGAGGCCATGTAATCCCCACGCCGCACATGTACTGACACCGGGATTTTCGCGGCCTTGATCTGCTCGGCCATTGCGACATTTGCCGTGTCCAACTGTGTGGTGAACTGGAGATCTTTGCGGAACGCCTCGGCGCTATCACCAAAATATCGGGGCGATTGCCAATATCCATGCAGATAGCTTTTATCGCCTAGGTCAAAGAACTCTGGATTAAAGCCCAACTCTTGCTCGCGGCAAAATTTGGGATCTTTTCCGAACTTTCGCCATAGCCCGTAGCGTAGGAAACCATCGTGTTTGGCCGGGGGAAGGGCAGAGACTGGCGTTATTCGCGCGCCGGAAAAATGCGCAAAGCAATTCCCGCGATCTTCGCTGCCCGCAATATACCGCGAATCCAACGCCAGATCACAGCCCAGATGATCGGCCAAAGCCCGCCCTGCGGTATATTGAAAGAGCTGGTTTCCGGCCCCGCCCAAAAGTCTGGAAATGATCATTGTTTCAGGTCTTACTTGCGTGTTTCAGTTGCAGCAGAGGAGAGCGTCTTGCTGTCACGTGAATAACGCTCAATCTTGCGGCGGTAAACCGTGCGCGACACTTCCCGCTTTAATCGCTCGGGAACCGAATACTTTCCACCCTGAATGGTCGACCCATCCAGCCGCTCGGAAATCGCAGCAACGCCTGACGGATAAATCACTGCCACCGGCTGCCCGGTGAACCAATGGCTTTGCACATATGTATCAATAGGGCGGTCAAACACCTGTGCCTTTTTTACCAACCGTTTTGCGGCGGCATGTGTGATTAATTGAGCGGTCGCCCGCACCGGCGAAACACGCGGTACGCTCAGGCAAAGATCCCCATCGGTTTCCAGCACATCTTCATGCCCTTTGATCGGACGAGTTTGAAACTGGATGTAGCCAAAGTGATCACTGTACTTTTGCGCCAAGGCAAGCGCCTTGCCAAACACATCCGGATCCAAGGAGGCATCATCCTCAAACACCACACCAGCATCCAGATCACGATCCACAATCGCTTGCCAGATTGACCGATGGCTTAAAAAACAGCCGACCTCCCCGGTTTTCAATCCAAAAGGGTAACTCGGCTCAAACTGGTTAGGGCGATAGGCCTCGGTAATTTCTGCCTCGGACAATTTCGCCCCATCCACGGCATCCCAGATCTCACCCTCCACGCCGCAATTATTCAGCACCTCATGGGCGTTCGCGCGCCGTTTTTCGGCGCGCGCAAGGTGTAAGACAAAGGCGTGGAGTTGCATGGATTAGCCAGCCTCACTCCAGCCTGAGACAGATTTCACTTCGATAAAATCTTCGATGCCCCATTTGCCGCCTTCGCGCCCGTTACCGGACTGCTTCATGCCGCCAAAGGGTGCACCGTTGCCACGGCTTTGACCATTGGTTTCCACCATGCCCGCGCGCAGTGCACGGATCATTCGGTTGGCCCGGGCAGGATCTTGCGTCTGAACATAATCGGTCAGGCCATATGGCGTGTCATTGGCAATTGCGATGCCCTCTTCCTCAGTATCAAAAGGAATGATCGACAGCACAGGGCCAAAGATCTCTTCACGGGCAATAGTCATGTCGTTGTTCACATCCGCAAACACGGTAGGTTTGACATAAAATCCACGGTTCAACCCATCAGGGCGCCCCACACCACCGGCAATCAGGCGTGCGCCTTCATCGATACCTTGCTGAATCAGATCCTGAATCTTGTTGAACTGCAGTTCATTCACAACCGGGCCGATGTGACGACCTTCTTCGCTGGGCGCGCCAACTTCAATCGACGCCGCAACCTGCGCTGCTGTTTCAACCGCTTGCTCATAAATCTCACGCTGAACCAACATGCGGGTTGGTGCGTTGCACGATTGACCCGAGTTGTTCATGCAATGCATGACACCGCGTTTGACCGCCTTTTCATCCGCATCGGCAAAGACCACATTGGCCCCTTTTCCGCCCAGCTCAAGGCTGACACGTTTCAGGCCGTCTGCAGCAGCTTTAGTGATCAACTTGCCCGCACGCGACGACCCTGTGAAGGAGATCATGTCGACATCATCGTGGCTGGTCAGTTGCGAGCCAACTCCAACGCCATCACCATTCACAAGGTTGAACACACCGGCCGGGAAGCCAGCATCATGCATCATCTCGGCAAACAACATTGAGGACAGTGGCGATTCCTCAGACGGCTTCAGCACCATGGTGCAACCTGCAATCGCTGCTCCGATAACCTTGAGCGTCACTTGGTTCATCGGCCAGTTCCATGGTGTGATTAGGGCACAAACACCAATCGGTTCGTTCATGATCCAACTGCCGGGTGTATCGGAGTCTATGGGGTGGGAGAACTCATATTTGCGGGCTTCATCAAGGAAGGCCCGGATATGATAAGAGCCCGAGGTCGCCTGCTGTTGGCGCGACATGGAAATCGGCGCGCCCATCTCAAGGCTGATTGCCTGCGCCATATCTTCGTTGCGCGCCTCGTAGATCTCGAGCAGCTTTTCAACCAGCGCAATCCGCTCTTCAGGCGCGGTTGCCATCCAAGCCGGGAAGGCAGCCTTTGCGGCCGTAACAGCGGCATCGGTATCTGCCTGTCCACCCAGAGAGATCACCGCGCAGGCCTCTTCATTGGCCGGATTGATGACGTTGTGATCATTGGTCTCAGCCGGATTGACCCAGGCCCCATTGATATAGAACTGACGTTTCTCGATCATGCCGCAGTCTCCCATTGTTCAGCGGTTTGATTTCTTGCGCACCTTGTCACCGTCATATCTCAACTACAAGACAGATTGCGTCATATAAACGACGGCGGCCAACCTTTGCAGATTGGCCGCCGAATTCACCGTAAATTTGTTGAGTGTCAGCGGCTAAACTGACCTTCGTATACCGGCTCTAATGTCGGCGTATCAAACAGCGAAGATACGCTGTTACCTTGCCAGATGTTCAGGATAGCCTGAGCGAACACGGGTGCAGTTGGAATGATCCGGATGTTTGGCGCCGATTTGACTGGTTCAGTTGGTGCGATGGTGTCTGTGATCACCAACGACTTCATTACTGAATTGGTTACACGTTCGACCGCAGGACCAGACATAACACCATGTGTTATATAGGCATGCACTTCGGTTGCACCGTGCTCAAGGATCACTTCGGCCGCCTTGCACAGGGTGCCTGCGGTGTCGCACATGTCATCGACAATGATACATTTTTTGCCGGTGACATCGCCGATCACAGTCATTTCAGCGATTTCTCCGGGTTTTTCACGGCGTTTGTCAACGATGGCCAGAGGGGCATTGATCCGTTTCGCCAGCTCGCGGGCGCGGGCCACACCGCCAACGTCGGGAGAGACGATCATCACATCGCCCAAGTTTTCCTTGAACTGGGTCATGATATCCAGCGCAAAAACAGGCGACGCATAAAGGTTATCAACTGGAATGTCGAAGAACCCCTGAATCTGTGCAGCGTGCAGATCCATAGTCAAAACGCGTTCGATACCGGATTCAACAATCATGTTGGCGACCAGTTTGGCCGAGATCGGGGTGCGTGCCTTGGAACGGCGATCCTGACGAGCATAACCGAAATAAGGAATGACTGCTGTGATCCGTTTGGCGGATGAGCGCCGCAGCGCATCCGACATGATCAGCAATTCCATTAGATTATCATTAGCCGGGTTTGACGTCGGCTGGATGATGAACATGTCCTCGCCGCGGACGTTTTCATAAACTTCGACAAAGATTTCCTGATCGTTGAAACGCTCTACCCGGGCGTCGACTAGCCCTAGATTGGCCCCTCGATGCATGGTCATGCGGCGCGTAATTGCCTTGGCAAGTGGCATATTAGCATTGCCGGCGATCAGTTTGGGCTCGGAAGTGGTAGGCATGAGGAATGTTCCCGGTTTGGCTCTGATGACAGAATCATGACGTTATCACCGCTTATCACGGGCATTGCCTCGGGCAAAGCGATGCAAGGGTAGGAAATCCATAAAAACCGCATGGGTGTCCGGATATCACGGTTCTAGTAAAGGATGTTTCTTGAGGTGTTCGCCTTACTCGGGTCATCGCATCCACTCTTGCTCAGAAATACATTTGGCTTAAGTTGCGTGCAATGGAACATGAAATGCTGATCAGGTTGGTTGTATTTTTGGGGCTTTTCGCCCTCTTTGCATTGGTCGAAGCTGCGGCCCCGCGTCGGGCACTGCTTCAGACCCGCAAACAGAGATGGTTTACCAATTGGTCTATCGTCGTGATTGATACATTGACCCTGCGTGCTTTGGCCTTTGCCATGCCTTTGCTGGCAGTTGGCGCTGCGATGGACGCACAGATGCAGGGTTTTGGTCTACTTCATCTGATCGAAGTCCCGATGTGGCTTGCTGTAACACTGACCATTTTGCTGTTTGACTTCGCGATCTGGGCGCAGCATCTGATCACACATAAAATACCTCTTTTATGGCGATTTCATCGGGTTCACCATGCGGACCGTGACATCGATGTGACCACCGCCATCAGGTTTCACCCGGTTGAAATTGCCGTTTCCATGGTGTTTAAAGTTGGGCTGGTCTACCTGTTGGGCCCACCTGTGATGGGTATTATCGTGTTTGAGATCATCCTCAATGGTACCGCAATGTTTAATCACGCCAACATCCGCCTGCCGCTGGGGGTGGATGCCGTGCTGCGTCGGATTCTGGTCACGCCTGACATGCACCGGGTGCATCATTCTGATCTGCGCCAGGAGCATGACAGCAATTACGGTTTTGCCTTGTCGATCTGGGATAGAATATTTGGCACCTATATTGCACAACCCGGCAAAGGGCATGATGATATGACCATTGGCCTGCGCTGGCAGGATGACAAACCGTCTAAACTAGGGTGGAGCCTATGGCTGCCGTTTCGCAAGCTATAACATATGCCGCGGTCGATGCCGCCGCCAAGCTGAACGGTTTAGGCATCATGGGTGCTCTGCACGAAGATGGCAGAACCATCTGTTTGCTGGGACCTGAGACAGGATTTTGGAAGGTTTTCAAAATTAGCCCTGAAATGTTGGATGGTGCAGAAGATCCGTTCAATCGATGGTCGGAGCGGATCATCGCTCGCATGGCTGATATCTTGAACGCCGAAGCCCGGTTTCCCTTTGGAGGCCCTCCCTATGAGCCCTTTATGCGTTGGGCAATGGATTCGGG
Protein-coding sequences here:
- a CDS encoding alpha-1,2-fucosyltransferase; translated protein: MIISRLLGGAGNQLFQYTAGRALADHLGCDLALDSRYIAGSEDRGNCFAHFSGARITPVSALPPAKHDGFLRYGLWRKFGKDPKFCREQELGFNPEFFDLGDKSYLHGYWQSPRYFGDSAEAFRKDLQFTTQLDTANVAMAEQIKAAKIPVSVHVRRGDYMASGSFQACTEEYYVAALAALSKMLGKDLTCFVFSNDPVWAAENMNLGFERVIVDLNDETRGHFDMQLMSLCAHHVIANSTFSWWGAWLNPDPDKLVAAPKNWFSKEKLSNPDICPDNWIRI
- a CDS encoding glycosyltransferase family 25 protein — translated: MQLHAFVLHLARAEKRRANAHEVLNNCGVEGEIWDAVDGAKLSEAEITEAYRPNQFEPSYPFGLKTGEVGCFLSHRSIWQAIVDRDLDAGVVFEDDASLDPDVFGKALALAQKYSDHFGYIQFQTRPIKGHEDVLETDGDLCLSVPRVSPVRATAQLITHAAAKRLVKKAQVFDRPIDTYVQSHWFTGQPVAVIYPSGVAAISERLDGSTIQGGKYSVPERLKREVSRTVYRRKIERYSRDSKTLSSAATETRK
- a CDS encoding aldehyde dehydrogenase family protein encodes the protein MIEKRQFYINGAWVNPAETNDHNVINPANEEACAVISLGGQADTDAAVTAAKAAFPAWMATAPEERIALVEKLLEIYEARNEDMAQAISLEMGAPISMSRQQQATSGSYHIRAFLDEARKYEFSHPIDSDTPGSWIMNEPIGVCALITPWNWPMNQVTLKVIGAAIAGCTMVLKPSEESPLSSMLFAEMMHDAGFPAGVFNLVNGDGVGVGSQLTSHDDVDMISFTGSSRAGKLITKAAADGLKRVSLELGGKGANVVFADADEKAVKRGVMHCMNNSGQSCNAPTRMLVQREIYEQAVETAAQVAASIEVGAPSEEGRHIGPVVNELQFNKIQDLIQQGIDEGARLIAGGVGRPDGLNRGFYVKPTVFADVNNDMTIAREEIFGPVLSIIPFDTEEEGIAIANDTPYGLTDYVQTQDPARANRMIRALRAGMVETNGQSRGNGAPFGGMKQSGNGREGGKWGIEDFIEVKSVSGWSEAG
- a CDS encoding ribose-phosphate pyrophosphokinase; this translates as MPTTSEPKLIAGNANMPLAKAITRRMTMHRGANLGLVDARVERFNDQEIFVEVYENVRGEDMFIIQPTSNPANDNLMELLIMSDALRRSSAKRITAVIPYFGYARQDRRSKARTPISAKLVANMIVESGIERVLTMDLHAAQIQGFFDIPVDNLYASPVFALDIMTQFKENLGDVMIVSPDVGGVARARELAKRINAPLAIVDKRREKPGEIAEMTVIGDVTGKKCIIVDDMCDTAGTLCKAAEVILEHGATEVHAYITHGVMSGPAVERVTNSVMKSLVITDTIAPTEPVKSAPNIRIIPTAPVFAQAILNIWQGNSVSSLFDTPTLEPVYEGQFSR
- a CDS encoding sterol desaturase family protein, with the protein product MEHEMLIRLVVFLGLFALFALVEAAAPRRALLQTRKQRWFTNWSIVVIDTLTLRALAFAMPLLAVGAAMDAQMQGFGLLHLIEVPMWLAVTLTILLFDFAIWAQHLITHKIPLLWRFHRVHHADRDIDVTTAIRFHPVEIAVSMVFKVGLVYLLGPPVMGIIVFEIILNGTAMFNHANIRLPLGVDAVLRRILVTPDMHRVHHSDLRQEHDSNYGFALSIWDRIFGTYIAQPGKGHDDMTIGLRWQDDKPSKLGWSLWLPFRKL